Genomic DNA from Schistocerca gregaria isolate iqSchGreg1 chromosome 4, iqSchGreg1.2, whole genome shotgun sequence:
GCTCACATTCACCCAAGTGTGAGGTCACGAATATCTGGGGAAAAAGAGAAAGTTGATACTGACTGTCCCTTTATGCTTCGCTCATTGCTGAGAGTAAGTCTGAGTAAGCAGTCGTTACCTCTTGTTTTAAGTTTGGTGTTGGTATGCTGAAAGGCCGAGACAAGCGCAGAGGTTGTCCTTGCTTTGGGAGCTCCAACACTAGGCAAATGGTGGAAGCACTGTAGAAAATAGTGAGTGTatcaaaaagaggccattatcattGGGCACATTGGGTGCAATTGGCTGCTAAACATGCTCATGTTGACATGAATGATGCCTGCTACTTGGGTTTAGTTCCTACAGGTGACCAGTTGAACTGAAGACTACTGTCACATATTTTGTGGAAACTGATCTAAAATTTTGCAGGATGCTTTCCAGAATCACTTGGTGTcagctggtttggagcagagtgcaaGGTTTTTAAGCCAGATGTCCAAACAATTCTGTGATCATTTTTTGATGCAAATTTCTCAATCTCTGCCACCAGAAGGAaaattttttgcaggaggaaaaTTTTAGGGCTACCCTTAACTGGTCAAAAATGCAATACACACAGAAAGTGGGTACTAGGGTAGCAGAATATAGTTTATGCACATTGAGATATTTTAAGGCAGAGAAACAGGCCTATCAATTACATTCTGGTTTTGGAGAGTTTAATATGTGAACCACATTAATTACAGAGAATAGCATACAGCTTGGCAGATCAGATAAAGAAAATGTTAATGCAATATTAGTTAACTGGAGAAATGTCACTGAAAATTCCCCAGAACTAGTCTGTTATAAATGGTGATAATGCCCACATAATACTTTGCACAGAAATCAGAAGTTAATAGTAGTTAATGCTAATGGGAATATTTATTATAAAGATATGCTCAACGTAGGTGTTGCAAGCTTGTTTGTAGCTGTAATTAATATATCTGGACAGCTTTGTCAGATTTGAAGTGTGAAATAATTTGAGTAACATTTAATGGGGACGGTGATTCAAAAGTGGTAATTGAGTGCTATTTTGGAAGTGTTGTTGACtcacaaaggatgtggcttacaaaacctgCAACTGACTAATACTATGATACTGATATAGGAAACTGAACAAAGAATATAAGAAAGCAAAAACTTCATAAAACCACAAAACTTAATGGACTGGCTCAGGTCTCAACAGTGGAAGGTGTGAGATATTGCAAGGTCCTCAAGGCCTGATCTTGTGCAACTACAAGGTGTATAACTTTGCTTccactgtctcccccccccccccccttccaacatttgaggctttaatcaaACATATtgcttacacatgtatcattcaaagtatttaagCATTctccattgctggccactactttttcccatcttttgggcagtgtaagACTCCcgcataaaaaaaattgttcatcttttgaagcgatccatgacTCGATCCAATTTGTGATTTCTTCATGAGATCATAAGTGTtgatcagccaggccatgcgccattgatctaaacaggtgatagagggagcaatgtcgggagaatacggcaggtggggtaggacttcccattttaacgtttccaagtacattttgacctattTTGCAACGTGGGAtcgagcgttgtcatgctgcaaaatcactttatcagccatttgtcttttaatgctctgctgaaatgcattaattgcatttgataaCGAGCATCTGAGATTGTTCCGCTTGGTTTTAACGCCTCATAGTACATGatgccgagctggttccaccaaatgcagagcataatCTTAGAGCTGTGACCATTCGGTTTGGTCTTCGACGTGGAAATATGGCATATCcctatgattttttgcatttagggttatcataatgaacccatttttcgtccccagtcacaatgcgaGCAGAAATCCCTTccttttttgcctctgaagcaactgttcacaaacatacAAACGCTgatcaatgtctcttggtttcagctcacatgggactgaagttccttctttctgaatcatgcctatAACTTTGAGATGTTTCGAAATGGCTTGCtgagtcactcccactaatcgtgccaattcttcttgagtttgagatGAGTCTtccctcagcaatgtctccaattctacatctttgaaaacattctctcttccaccattatGCTGGTATAAGATGTTAAAATCACAGTTCTGGAAAtgttgaaaccactcatgacacattctttcactaatagcgtccttaccatacgtacttgagagcactcGATGAGACTcggccactgttttcttcatattgaaacaaaacacttGCACCTCCTGCAGATGATGaggattaggctcgtaaactgacattttcaatcaaaaacAACTCTAtaatgcagacacaaattgacaaatgtttgaatgaggttatgttgaccgaggtccaagctaagtgCCTGACgtgtgcgatctgtttctttcaactgctacttaccgttgtctCCACCTATTGGTaaatggcagaagtagagctgtacaCTTTTTATTTATTAGTTACTGACTGTGCTCTCATTCTTCATCACTGAAACCATAGATGTGGCTAGCCTCAATCAGTAATAGTTATCTATGTAGATTTGTCTCTGTTTGTTGCACCTTATTCTGAGTTTCCTTTTTGATGTTACCTTGCAAAGTGAAACATAATCGGTATAGTATGTGTTTTGTGAGAACTTCCAAGCAACCTTTTTAGACTGTGCAAAATTCCTCTGTTActatttgctgtcttcaactgcattATTTGATGTCTTAGTGGATCATTCACATGCTGGGTCACACATCTGCCAAATCAGCTATCATATTATTATTACAATCCCCTCCTACATTGTGTGTCATGTATAGTCTTTTGATGGCAGCTCTTTGGTTAACAATACCATACATAGTAAGAAGCTTTCGTGTTTAATGATCTGCAGATAAAATGTCTTATTGATTCAGTATGTCAGGTGAAATCTGTATTAAGTTAAAATTATTGTTCTGATTTCTTGTTTCTGATTGGTTTATTTACTTCTGGAAATGTATTTCTTGCCCAGTGGTCTACATGTCTCATAAACGTTATGCATTGTCACTTCTTTCCTCTACCCGGGTCTTCTGTATAAATTTCAGCATCAGTTGGGAGCCTCTTTACTGGAAGGTTTTGTTCTTTAGATGTAAGAACTACTTTGATTACCCAACACTTTATTTGCAGAAAAAAGATTTTCCAGGTAGATAATATCTGAGGTTATTTGTGTTGGACATAGCTAGAATGGCTTGATGGAACCATACTTAGTCTGTAGAGTTTTTGACACAGTTGCTGTTGCCAGTAATGAACTGCTGACTCATTTACGGTGCAATGGTAAATTTTATGAGTAGGAGAGCTGCAGAATCACTTTTAATGGTCAAAACAGCTAAAATATAGAATATGGTAGTGCCAGCAGGTTGCATTTTCTCAACAGTGCAGGGGTAGGGAAGTTATTTATTTGATACAGTATGTGGGAGGATAGGTTTAGGTAATTAGTGAGTAACAATTAAAGAGGAAATTTTTAAGCAATACCTGTAAATATTCTTTGCATATTACTTGTGATTACATTAGACATGAATGGTTGAAAGGTTTCCTTCATTGCTGTCACAGCTTAAACATGTGTTTCATGTTGAAGAGCATGGTAACAAACTTACCTGTGGAGACTGAAGTACAGGTTAAAGAATAAAgatgcaagtgaaaaaaataaaatttaagtggGGGTAATGTTATTTCCATTGCAAGTaatccattatggatcaattttatTTCAGGTTATATATAACATGTGATAATGCTAGCTATGGCTGCACATCAGTAATGAAACTGGACTCTTTATCATCACATTTGGAAGAATGTGAACATAATCCAAAACGACCTGTAACATGTGAACAAGGCTGTGGCCTGGTAATTCCTAAGGATGAATTAAAGGAGCACAACTGTGTGAGAGAACTGCGTGCATTGATCCACTCACAGCAGCAAAAAATGACTGATTTCCAGCAAGAGATGGCTGAGCAACGTTTCCAGATAAATGAACAAAAGCGTGAACTGCAGTTACTAAAGGTATGTGTCATAAATTATCATATATTTCATGCTTAAACTATGTTTTGAAAAGATTGAAACTGAATAAATATTTCCATTTTGTATATTGGTCACACTTTAAATTCCAACAATTGCATAATCCAGTTCATTGTTTCAAGCTTTTTGCATATATAACCTGTACAAAGCACCAGTCACTTcaatagaaaatattttattttctgtcaacCATTCTGGTATCACACTTTAAAATAAGTATACTAATTAATAGTGTCAAAAACTATTTTTAATTTGCTTCTTACGAACAATCTAAGTGCAACTAATAAAAATAGTGTATGGTGAATTTTGATGTCATCATCAATGAGTGTAAAGATTACATATTTCAATTGCCTAACAGATAGGCTAAAAGGGGATTAGGATGTGGGGGAAAGGTGAGTCACATGAAAGTATTTTTTGCATCCATAATATTTGTACAGTCTGGTACATAGACCTTACTTTGCAGTCAAATAATGCATCTTCAGAATAACTTTATCATACTGCTTTCTCCCTGACAGATGATCACTTTAATGATTGTGATTGAAAGAACTTATATTAATCAGTTTATTATTAATTAAAACCAAAATGTGGGACAGTGTCACCAGTATTACACGATATATATCAGCTTCATGATTGGCATCAGTCACAATAAAAGAAGCCCAAAATAAGTAACGTCTTTTAGGTGGACAAAATTGACTTCACAGAGTGTACCCATAGCAGAAATTATGGTACATTGAAACTGCTATAACAGGGCCCTTCTTTGCCACAAAGGTGGGTATTGCACCTACtgaaaaacaaatgcaaattaatTGCCTTTACTACAGTATCCAGTGATTCACAAATGAAAAATTATTAGTTTCTCAGACTGAACCTGGAAATTACAAAAAATATCTTACTATTAAAAAGTGGGAGGTATTCTTGCTATGAAGGTTTTTTAGCTTGGTATttaaattgtattgtgattattgCCCTTGAGTTAACGTAATTAGTCAGTGACCCGAAGCAAATTTTAATAagctgtagcaacactatgtaaaaAATGGCTATAAGAAAATcattggtaaagatagctactcaaactgttggcactaatgtgcattttatCCAACTGTTTCAGCTTCATGATTGGCATCATCTTAATCGGCTGTTAggcatgttaacatggggctggagaaggcgttGATGACAGAGGACATGGGTCACATTGCATTGGTGCCAGTTGAGTGTGTCAGTaggtcgggtttcactaggcatggcctgctcctcaataggtatgggaaggggaggctggtaaAGCTTATAGGGGACAGTGTGGTGGGCAGTGATGTGAACATTcacggaaaaattcctgtagtagttggtgttagtgcTACAAATTTTTTAGGTTGAAGCCAGCTGTTACATAtacttgcttaaaggaagtcccactAACTAAgaaatcaccttcagaggaggtcAGGAATCCatatagagaaggaattagcacattCCATCAAAATATGAGGTATTAGAAATAAAGGTAGTGAACTGCTTatggatgttgactctgacattattggtatatcagagtacCACTTAAATAAATTGAcacttcagaggcttcctttaccagaatacagattagctggctgttttcaaCGAGTTGCTTGTGGAGTGGGGAGTGGCCATTTACTTAAAAATTCAGTATTCCGTTTGAATCCAGAGACATTGGCACTGCATtggacagatatttgaatgttgtgcagggacagTCGAATTTAGTGAAatgaaacttctaattgttgttgtttataggtcgcctaactctgacttcagagcatttctgctcaagctagagaggattcttggttcactttataggaagtaacagaaattaattcaatattaattttgtatgtgattgtgcaataaaaaggatgttggcagatctcctaaactcatatgatctgatgcaggatGTGTTTTTTCCATCTAGGGTGCAGGCAGGAGAactgtagcacagccatagacaatatttttattcattcttcattactagatgggcattctcttagtaaaagggtgaatggcctttgacCTTTGACCttgatgcataaattttaacactaaaaggcttttgtactcaaacaaatgttgcaTACTATTACAAACTatctaggaaagttaatccaatggcagtcgagagttttttaaaccttgataagaaacaagagtggcaggatgtttatagtgctggtaACAcagttctcatgctctttgagagttgatttccattagaacactctaaatggggtactagcagtaaatggcagtctgggtggctgactagtgtgactagtgggataaggataaaatgtagaacaaagcaggtattctatcaaaatgttggaagtaatcacaatcaagctacagtagccctttGCAGAGAGTATAgtgaggtgcttaaaaatgttattagaaaggcatAGAGTATGAGGTAGtcaaatagagtagctaattcacagaataaaattaaaaccatatggtcagttgtgaaggaagtgcctgGTCGGCAGCACAAGATCGATGATGTAAAGTCGGTTCGCAGTaaaacatttctgttactgataagtcagatatatgtacagtgttaaacaaccattttctgagcattgctggtgaattaaataaaagtttagtttctgcagggaatcatataattctcttggaaaatgcctttctgagactgatggctgaaatactcctctgtgatactgacaagggggataTTGAGTCAATAGttaaatcactgaaggctaaggatgctcatggatataatggagtgcctagcagaatattcaagtactgtgttgcacatgttagccctgtacttagccatttttgtaatttttgctttaggaatggtcagtttcctgcatGAGTAAACTACTCAGTAGTAAAGTGgcattataaaaaggaagaaagggataatatagacaattttagacctatttctatgccatcagtgtttgctaaagttattgaaaaggctgtgtatgtaaggataattgatcattttatatcacgtaatttgctatcaaatgtatagcTCAGCTTCAGAAGTcatttaacagctgaaaatgctatactCCTTTtcactgtgaggtactggatgggttaaacaaagggTTTTGAACACTAGGCACATTTTTTGATTTAGCTAAGgtgtttgtgttgatcacaaagtgGTGCTCCAGAAGTtcgaccattacagaatatggggagtagctcacaattggttcatatcttactttaacaacagacagcaaaagatcattattcagaatggctgtgatgtgaggcctgagtggggtacagtcaaattgCGGGGGATACCccatggatcagtgttggggccattcctgttccgtatttatataaacgatatgccctctagtattatggctcATTCTAAAATATTGcggtttgctgatggcactagcaaGTTTGTTGTGTGCAACATGGGctctgtttcaaacagtgcagttcataaggtatggtttgtagaaaatgaactaatgctaaatcacagtaagattctgtttttacagtttctaacacacgattcaacaaaacccaacattttaatttcacagaatgggcatatgattagcgaaactaaaagttcaaatttctaggtgttcagatagatagtaaactgtcgttggaaagcccatattcaggatcttgttcagagacttaatgctgccatttttacttttcGAATGGgtcctgaagtaagtgatcgtttaaCATTAGAATTAGTCTATTTTGTTGACCTTCATTTGCAAATGTCATAGCAATattagcttgttcccaagaattatcagctttcactcagttaatacttggcataaatcaaacctgcatttgaatcagacttccttaactcttgtgcagaaaggtctgcagtatactgctgcacaattttcaataagctaccacaagagttCAAATATCTTAGTAGTAATGCatacactttcaaatcaaaactgaaaagtttcctcatgggtcattccctCTATTCTGTtgtggagttccttgaaaaattaagctgattctaatCTTATAAAATGTTGATTGCatctacttaaacttatggcttgactttttttgggttcataaacattttgtgtgttataacttttatgttgtaatttcatgcactgagacattccataaccttggagatttgctccccaatttggtcctaccaaactagacgtgtaaataaataaataaataaataaataaataaataaataaataaaaatttcaaacttcTAATCATAGATGcacttcagctgtttgaaaaatgcTTCAATTGTTGAATGATAGAATACTGATAAATTTTTCACAGCATAACTCCTGAACTGCCTCTAAGGTAGGCTTCAATAAATATTTCtctcagaaaaaataaaataagaatttgAAAATGCAATTGTAACATTGGCATCGACTGTTAGCCTTTGATTTCATCCATAATGCTTATGAGGTCATTGTTATAAAAATCACTGTTAAAATTTGGTCCAGCTGCCTGTTTACAGGGTTAAAAAAGAAACACCGAAATTTATATATTTCAAAAGTCGAGCCTGCACCATCATAAAAACCATAATGCAATCTCTAAAAGTGACCAATATAAACTGTCCAATCATAGTAATGTGACCACATGCCGAaaggctgaataaccaccttttcagTGCAAACTGCTGTGACATATGCAGGAAGAGCgtaagtgaggttctggaaggtaccaacagaggTGCGAAGTTGTGCTGACTAGTGgcatggccagctgcactaggtttcttgaTTGAGGACCAACGGCATGATTGAGGTGGTCCCACTGATTCTCGATAGTGTTAAAATTGGGGGAGttgctggccaggggagtatggtaaactcatcttggtgctctttgAACTACGCATGTACACTGTGTGTTgtttgacacattgcattgtcctgctggtagatgccattgtgctgaggaaaaacaaagtgcatgTAGTGTTAGACATGGCCCACAAGGATGGAGGCATACTTGTTCTTCGTTTGTGCCTTCAAGAATGATGTCATAACCCATGGAATGGCATGAAAGCATTCCACAGACCATAATGCTCCATCCTCAGGTATGGATGCTTCTGACAGTTATTGCAGGGTGGTTGTTTTCAGACATGGAGCATAAAATAGAAGTCATCCAAAAAGGCTGCCTATTGTAACTCAATGGATATCCAATTATGATATTGgcatacaaattccagccttcatcaccaGTGAACAGCAGTTGGGCATGTGCTCCAGAGGCCCATACACAGTAGAGTCCGCAGAACGgtcattgaggaaacactgttagtagccccttcgttcatttgggtggtcaaatGTTTAACAGTTGTACATCTACTTGTGCGCAGGCATCTCGACTCTACTTGTGTACACGCATCTCGACAgctgttgttcacccctgtcatttatGCCCTGTGGTGCACTACAGTTTCCCTGGCTCCAGTTTTGGATCGGGCTGTTTCTCTACGCTTAGTATACTTTAACTATGGCAAAACAAGAATTGTTTACAAACAATGGAAAGGCATCCACCCTAGGACTCAAAGCTAATGATTATGATCttttggacgttagataaatcactccatttccgcattacaacaatgACTCTGTTTTTTTGCATTCTTTGGACTTGCTTTATATACCATCTGCTGCTAATGGTGCCATCTTCTGTCTTCGAGTGAATATTACACATTGACTTCAAACATAGGCCGTGGTAGCATTAATGTGATGGTGCCGTGTAAAAAAATCAAgaacaataacattaataataaaataatgtggcTTCTTCCGTTGCAGCCATGTCCTCTCAAGATGTACATTCGGATCACTTTCAGCCGATAAAAGTAGATTGAAATGGAATTCCATGTGTTATCCTGGATACTGGCTGAGTCACAGTAACAGCACTACACatacacagccagtgtttttttcctGAAGGCCACCTCCCACAGGCAAACATAGAAGTAGCACACATGAGTAGTTTGCGATTGTAAATGTAAAATCCAAACAGAAACTTTTCAGATCTTGTTTAATATCTATTAATTATTGACTTCACAGATGAGATTTAAATTTCTGGATTACCAACATAGTCGTACatctctgtttctttgatgttctaTTTGGATTTCATGTTAACATTCATGGAGTGCTCACTTGTATTAGTTAAGAGTTTGCCTCCAGGAAGTGGCATCCAGGAAGATCCACTGGCTATATATGCATATTGCTGTTGTTGTGATGTTGCCAGTACCCAGGACAACATACGTTCTGTTTTAATCTATTTTACCAGTTGATGGCAATAAAAATCTTAAGAGGACAGGGTGGAAGGAAAGTAGCcatgttattttattattacttttattgttcttgtttacattttatattgttCAGTTTTAAAGAGTCTTGTATGATTATTCTGGTGATGAAGGATTGAGCTTCAAAATGTATAAATTCTACAGTTTTTTACACTGTAAGTAAGTGGTTGAGCTGCCATTTTAACATTGACTGTGAATCATGTAGCACATCGTAAAGAGAATTCATTGTTGGAATTCAAATATTTGTGCCCACAGTATTTCCATGTGTCTTGACTGGCACATTATAGACAGGAGATTAATATTATTATACTTAGATTTAGAGACAGGAAAGCtgtagtaaaaataataaaattctcaGCTAAGATTGgaaaataacattttcagttgATAGAAGTATGTTTTGTTTAGGATAAAAGTGTGAATAAAGTGTCACAGAATTCACACaataaaaagagaaatgaagatACATGGAGAATGTAAACATCACCTAAAGTTTGCTTACATGCTAGGACACTGaatgtgaaaatgaaaataatttgataACAGACAACGAATTATCAGTTCTAGGAAACTGAGTTTGACTATGAAAAGATGAGATGTATAATATTATGTAGGAGATGTataatattgtttattattttgtatttGGAAATAATTTCATAAGACATGTGTTTTCCTTATGTTTGGTGGAAGTGTTATTAATTTAAGAACTTGCTATTTGGTGGTTCTGGTATGGTACAGTATTCGTTTCACCATTCCACAGCTTAATGTAAATATAAGGTATATTATAATATTGCAGTCTTGTGAGTCTTATTATAAGGTCATTCAATAAGAAACCCATTTTTTATAAGAATATGTTAAGAGAATGGGATACAACACTGTAATTTTTTCACCACAATCCCCTTGAACTTCTGTGCACTTATACCAGTGCTGGACAAGCTTCCCAATTCTACGTGCACAGAATTCGTGGTCTTGGGGAGTGTGTGCAGTTATGCACTACTGACTAGACCTCACCGTCATTGTACCTGGAGCTAAGAGCTTGTTTCAGTGAATTTAAAATGTGCCAGATCTCTTGAATACAGGGGTGAGgtaagcaggtgaacttcacgtctCCCTGCACACACCCACGTACTGCTCGTTTTGATATCAAATGTTTTGGAAACCATCTCGCATGCACAGTATTGAAAGTCAGTACATCATAAACAGTGTGGTGGGCTGATCTGACAGTAATGTTCATTGTTGCTGCAATATCACTCACTGTAATATGCCTGTTTTCTCTTATCAATTCTGCCAATGTTGTTCTCTGTGACTGCACAGAAAGAACTTCCTGGATCCGACAAATATTCAACACTTGTTACAACCTGTTTGAATTTATCTGCCCACTCATACTCTTGTGTTTTCAAACAACTTTCAACATATTGCACTGCCACACGATGGTGAATTTTGATTGGTTTCAACCCTTCAGCTAACGGAAATCTAATGACCCCTCCACTGCTCCACTTTGGTGCAAACGTGCAAGGGTATTGCCATCTTGTTTTACTGACTCTCAATATCCCATTCGCTAGACAGGTATGCCAGCCCCCTCTGGTAATAGTTCTAGGACACcatcaaaaaataacaaataagcaCAAACTTTGTCaaagttttgtagtttttatacaACTTTTCTGGTTATTTATTGAATGGTCCTTGTCTCCTGAGCAGTGAGTTCAAAAAGAATGATTAGAGACATTCTTTCAGGATTTTATGCGAGCGATGCGTATATCCAATCCAGCGATGAGAGCTATAGCGGACCAAATGGAAAGAGATGAAGTGTTGAGGTGGTCCAATTCCTTGACAAGGGCAAGAGTAACTAGATGGGGTGGAATGATTTCAACCCCTGATGATGTTTTGCAGGTAATAAGATGTCTGAACATGAGACATACAAGTATTTGATACTACCACATAAGTTCTGCAGTTAATACTCTCTGCAGTTTGTGTATGCTTGTATTAAATCTTGTAAGCTCTTTATAAGAATGATGTCAGTAGCCTCTAAAATATATTGTAGGTTCAAACATTTAGTTTTCTCTCTTCAGCTGGCTATTTGCTAATTACAAAAATATGGATAACTGCATATGAAGGCTGCCAgtattttctaaattattctttACTTCTTAAATGAGAACCCATTTTTATCTATGTGCCATATATGGGCACTTTTTATATGGTAGGGAACAAATGTCTGTGGTTCACTTGTACAAGCCTTTCAAATGGTCACCTTCTAACAACTTGCATGTCTGGTTTGTCACAAGTTTGATTATTGGTGATTGTGATGTTGTATGAGAAGTGAAGCATTTGATCTTTTGT
This window encodes:
- the LOC126266644 gene encoding E3 ubiquitin-protein ligase NRDP1 isoform X2, which translates into the protein MGFEVNRFQGEVDEELVCPICSGVLEDPLQAPICEHAFCRECIQEWISRQPTCPVDRQNITSAQLRPVPRILRNLLSRLYITCDNASYGCTSVMKLDSLSSHLEECEHNPKRPVTCEQGCGLVIPKDELKEHNCVRELRALIHSQQQKMTDFQQEMAEQRFQINEQKRELQLLKDFMRAMRISNPAMRAIADQMERDEVLRWSNSLTRARVTRWGGMISTPDDVLQQKTVHNRCLLTSKMLKTMMQNSVTTNWFQYGAHEKHLWSLFR